GTGAATGCTGACGATGCGGCTGCGGTGAAGAAGAGCGTAAATGGCGAGATTGAAGCTGTGACTTTGTTTAAACAAGAGAAGGGAGCGAATGTGTCTACTTTCCAAGCTTGGAATTTCCTCGCTCTGACGCATGTTAGCAAAAACAAAGAGCGTGCGATTCAATTCTTAAACTGGACACAGCAAAAGGATAACTATGACTTGCTTGCATACGGGATAAAGGGCAAAAACTGGGAGCCTGTTGGCGACGATCAGTACAAGAAGCTTGATAACGACTATGCGTGGTTCCCTTATGCATGGCTTTGGAATCCAACTATGGATCGCTATGATCAAAGCCTGGGCGCGGAGACGATTGTCCTGAACAAATACACGGCTGTTAGTGAAAACTTTACACCGAGTAAATTAGCTGGTTTTACTTTCGATTCTGCGTCAGTTGCGAATGAGGTTGCTCAACTGAATACACTTCGGGACAAGTACATGGATCCTATCTTTAATGGTGTAGTGGACCCGCAAACGTATTGGGATAAATATAAAGCCGAAGCGAGCTCCGCGGTGAAGAAAATTCAAACCGAAATGCAGAAGCAAATTGATGCTTTCTTATCTGTGAAAAAATAATAAAATGAGCAACTGTCGTAAGGGAATTCCTCTTACGACAGTTTTCATATGGAGGATGAGCTTATGTGGGCAGCGGATCAATTTCTGGCAACTGAATATGAAAAATCAAGGATGAACCAAGGGCTAGATCGCAGCAGGCAGGCGAACGATCGAAAAGTACATCTAAGAGAAGTTTTAGCCCGGTCCATCGGTACTTTTGAGAAGGAAGAAAATCATACGCCAGTGCTTTTGGAGGAAATGGACTGTGGCACGTATATAAGAAAGCGGGTAGAACTCTCTGCCACGCCAGGATTAACATTTCCTGCTTATGTATTAGTACCTAAAGGATTTGGAAAGTCAAAACTGCCAGGTGTAGTGGCTGTTCACGGTCACGGATATGGAAGTAGACAAATTCTAGGGATGCATCCGGACGGCTCATGGGATGAAGGGCAGCCTGGCATTTATCATAATTTTGCCCTCGAATTGGTTCATCGAGGCATGGTTGTGATTGCACCAGACGTCGTGGGATTCGGAGAGAGAAGGTTACAGTCAGACTTAAAAGAAGACCCTAATGCTCCTAGCTCTTGTTATACGATGGCTGCACAATTGTTAATGGTTGGTAAGACATTGACAGGGCTTCGTATTCAAGAGGCTTTATGTACATTAGATTACTTTAGTGGTTTGGAGGAAGTAGACCCAGAACGTATTGGAATCATGGGTTTCTCAGGAGGCAGTTTGATAGCCTTCATTGCCTCCGTCCTAGACGAGCGCTTGCATGCAACTGTGCTGGCAGGCTTCCCTAACACGTTCAAAGAAAGTATTCTTGCGGTTCACCATTGTCTGTGCAACTATACCCCGGGTATTCTGAATCATGCCGAATTACCGGAACTGATTAGCTTAATTGCGCCTAGACCGCTGTTTCTCGAGTCGGGCTTGGATGATCCGATTTTTCCCAAAGAAGGATTTATTAAAGCTGTCGAAGCCATTCAAGCTGCTTATACGAGTATTGGAAAGCCAGATCTTCTGGCAACAGATCTTTTTCCTGGTGCTCATGAGATTAGCGGGAGATTGTCATATGATTGGATGTACGCAAAGCTAACCGAAAGTCTTGGATATTGAAATCAAATAAACTTAAGGGGTAGAAGAAATGAGTATGCTTGAGGCAAAAGACCAAATTTGGCTAGAGAATGTGATTGGCAAAATTAAATTGAAAATGGACTGGGTCAGCGAAAAGTCCAAACATAAAATTCCGTACACGACCATCAACGGCACACATGATAATCGCATCGTGGACAATCCTACTGGTACCGAAACGGATGAAATTAACTGGTGGACCAACGGCTTCTGGGGCGGCATGATGTGGCTTATGCATCACGAAACAGGTAACGAGAAATATAAAGAAATCGCACAAATCTCCGAAAAAGAATTAGATCGCTGTTTTGATGAATTTTACGGTTTGCATCATGATGTTGGATTTATGTGGTTGCCGACGAGTAGGGCGAATTATAAAGTGACGCAGAATCCGGAATCTCGCAAACGAGCACTCCATGCTGCTGTACTGCTCGCAGGTCGCTTTAATTTGGCAGGCGGCTTTATTCGGGCATGGAACGAAGTAGAGGGCTCTGATACAAGAGGCTGGGCGATTATCGACTGCATGTTTAATATTCCGCTGCTATACTGGGCTTCGGAAGAAACGGGTGATCCAAGGTTCAAGCAAATTGCGATGAAGCACGCCGATACGGCGATGACGGCGTTTGTCAGACCGGATGGATCTGTGAACCACATTGTAGAATTTGATCCGTTTGAAGGCGGCGTAGTTAGAACGTATGGCGGCCAAGGATATGAAGAAGGTTCTTCCTGGACGAGAGGGCAGACCTGGGCGTTATATGGGTACATGATGAGCTATATTCATACGCAAAAGGATGACTATTTGCAAACCGCGAAACGTATTGCCAACTATTTTATCTCAAACATTCCAGCAGATGGCGTGATTCCGGTTGATTTCCGTCAGCCGAAAGTACCGAAGCGCGAGGATGATACGGCTGCAGCGATTGCAGCATGCGGTCTGATTGAAATTGCGAAAGTCGTAGGCGAGCATGAGAAGGATCTGTATCTGGGTGCTGCGTTGAAGATGCTCCAAACGTTGGATAGCTCCCGGATCAATTGGACAACTGACAGTGATAGCTTGGTTCAATACGGTTCAGCCGCCTATCATTCGGCAAACCATCATCACGCGATTATTTATGGCGACTACTATTTCATGGAAGCGATTTTCAAGCTAAAAGGGAACGATTTGTATCTATGGTAAAGGGGGAATAGGAGAACAAGGGATACTCGGTGAATCACTGTCTCGTTCATTTTTCTGGAATTATTTTGAGCGTTCCACTCTTTTTGCTTCTGAAAATAGTAACTATAATGATTAAAATCAGAGGGAGAAGGTATGCGAAATTGTCGAATAAAGTCCACATCACATAACCGTCTTCCATGAACGAAGGTTCATTGGGGTACATCGTGATAGAGAGGAGAAGACAGATAACCGCAATGGGATAGGTCAGGATGCGATCATCTTTCAATTTGAACAGTTGCGATATAACATTCGTTAATATAAATAATAGGATGCTGGTTTTCATATACGATCCGATAATCAACGAGAATCCGATCACCGATTCAGTTCTTTCGAGAATTTCTTGAATAAAGATCAACCGAGCAAGCAAGAACAAGGAGTATTTAAGCTCACCGGTCAAAGGGCCTAAAACCATTATGGAACATACAATAGATGCCAGTAATGTAATGCCGTTGATAATCAAAGCGAAAACCATATATTTTCCAATCTTGTCTTTGTCTTTCTTGCGCACAAACGGAAGGATTGCTGCGTACAGCGCAACCTCAACATAGGGAAATCCATAGGCGATATAGGCACCGTGAAGGACCGGTTTAATCCCGTCTGGTATAATAGGAAGCAGGAATTCCGGGTGAAAATAAGGTGAAACCAACGCCAAAACCAAGAAGATAAATCCGAACATCATGAAAAGCAAGACAACGAACATTCTGGCCATCACTTCAATCCCGGCGCGTGCAGTCAAGGCAATCACAATAAAAAATAAACAATTAATCGCATAGCTAGGTGTTTCTTTCATCATCGTGCTTTTGAAAAAGCCTCCAATTTCAATTACAATCGCGGCAACCTGCCAGAACATAGCGCAAATATAGGGTACGGCGACGATTATCGTAAGCCATTTCCCTATGGACTGGCGGCTGTATTCAATGAAGGCCATTCCCGGATACTTTCGCTGTAAGTAAAGAACGCAAGTCAGAATAAACATGCCCAATGCAAATGCTAACAAGAAAGAGATCCATGCCCCATTTTTCGCAGCGCCTGCCAGAGGACCCGGTATAAGAACGATAGACGAACCAGTCATGCCTGCGAGAAACAGCATACCCACTTGAAACGAACTAATGCTTTCCATGTTTTTCATAATGTCCCTCATACTTTATGTAATTTCAGGATGGGAGTTCAACTAATTCGACAATGTGTTTGGCAGGATTTGAAAAAAAGATGCGGATAAGCTCATCCAGGTTTGGCCATGGTGCATCCGCCACATAGATGATACTTAGATAAAGAATAGGTAGTATAAACGCTCCATACACGAGCCTATCCCGGTGAAATCCTCGTTTCCATTTGGGTAAATCGTAGATCAACATTGGTGTAAATAGAAGAGAGATGAATACGATTTTGGCAAACATGGTTATCCTCCTTTTTTCCCGAATGGTGTTCCGATCTCCATCCCTGAATTCAACACATTTACCTCGACATGCACATCAAAGTGGATTTCGGAGAAATGCTCGTCCCAGCTTGGTTTCCAATCTTTCCATAATTTCGAGTTTCTTCTGTAAATTTGATTTCCAATGCCTATAGCATCCATCTTTTCATTCTGGATATACTTAATCATTTTCCTAATATTGCTCTCAACTTGTTTACTGACTCTAACCTGGAATTGTTGACCATCTTCTTTAGTCTTCAAGGAAGAGCAGTGGAGTTCGCCGATCGTCCCCTTAATTTTAGTGCGGACTTCAACTGTCATTTCGTTCCCATTGAATTTAGGTGTTACTTTTGTGTCTAAAGAACTGACCTCAAACGACTCTTTATTCATTTTGTAATTGGATTCTTCTTTACAAGGAAATTCCAAAATGCCGTTTTGGTATTTGTTGAGTACCATTAATAACGACTCGGTATGTGCTGGTGTAATGACGGTTTTGGTCATTATTCCATCTTTGAGCAAGGCGATCCCTGACAAAGAAATGGTTTCCGATGATTTGCTTTTGGAGATATAAGGCACCGTCAAGATGTTAGTTTCGCTTTTGAATTGAATAGCCAAATCAAGCAGTGGGAGCCTGGATGTCTTGGCTGAATACTTGAACGTGGAATCTTCCATTGCCCGCAGTTGTTGGCCGATCGTACTCTCAATTAACGGTTTGATGTATAAAAATTTGCTTGCCTTTCCTTCGGCAATCATCACGAAAGTCGTTTCCCTTGTTTCATGGTCTCTTATGAAAAAATCAAGGATTTCTTGGATTTCTAGTTTCTGAGCTAACTTTTCTCCAATGATAATTGTACGCATATGGTCCCATTTCGGTTTTCGCCCAAAATGGATGGAGATGTCCCGTACTGCTTCAAATACCGTATCCGCCTGAGTTTTAATCGTAATCCCCTTTGCCCCTGGTGGACTCCCACTGGATTCCATGCCACCTGAAGGACGATAGAAATGAGTGGTAAGTTCAACCTTATCTTTCGTCGTCCAATCGAGTGCAATCGCTTGGACAAACCCGTACTCCGTCAATTCCGCCTTATCCCAACAGCCGGTCAAAAGCAAAATAGATAATAGGGGCAAGGCGATGGGGATGGCTGATCTCAATTTGCCTTCTTCCTTTCTGCCGTTTTCTTGTGCAGGTGGTGGTTTCGTGGAGAGTGAAGCAGGATTTTTCGCGAGACGACGATGAGCACATCCCGCAATTGATTGATTTCAAGCGGTGCTAGCGGTGTTAAATACGGTTGGCCAAGTGAGCGCAAGCAAGTTATATGCAAGAAGGCTAAGAGGAAGCCAAGCATGATTCCAAGTCCACCAAAAGTAGCTGCGAGAATCATTAAAGGAAATCGGATAATGCGAATTGTAATAGCCATACTGTATTGAGGCAGTGCAAATGAGGCGATCCCGGTTAGAGATACGATAATGACCATCACTGGGGAAGCGATTTTGGCTTGGATTGCAGCCTGACCAATGACAAGCGCTCCGACGATGCTGACTGCAGAACCAATTGGTCGTGGAAGGCGAATCCCCGCTTCTCGAAGCAATTCAAAGAAGAACTCCATGATTAGCGCTTCAACGAAGGCTGGGAAAGGAATCCCTTCCCGTGTATCGAGAATTGCAAGCAAGAGAATGGTTGGAATCAACTCGGAGTGAAAGGTTGACAAGGCAATATAAATGCTCGGCAGCGAGATGGCTATGCAAAATGCACCGATTCTCAACAATCGAATTAAAGATGAAAAAATCGTTCTATGATAATAATCTTCGCTTGTTACAAAGAATTCAAAAAAGTCTACTGGACAAATTAAGATTGTTGGTGTTCCATTCACCATCACTATAATTTTTCCGTCCAATAATGAGGCAATAGCAGTATCGGGTCGTTCCGTATAACGTACTTGGGGGAAAAGCGAATATTTGGATTCTCCAATCCATTCTTCCAAATAAGAAGTTTCCAGTATTTCTTCTCTGTCTATATCCGAAATACGTCGTTTAAATTCAGTTAATGTTTCCGGATTGACAGCTCCGTCCAAATAACTGTAAGTGATTCTCCTTTGGCTTTCTTCCCCTGCTGTTAGATATTCAAATTTAAGCCTTGGAGATCTCAGCAAGTTTCGAATGAGGCCAATGTTTGTATCAAGGTCTTCAATTGTAGACACATGCGGACCCTGGACAACAGGCTCTGTGACCGGCTCTGTTACTTTTCTCTGCTCTAACTCGAAAACATTATAACTAAGTGCTTTATTCCATTGATCAAAAAAAATGACGAGGTTTCCTGACAGAATATGCTGCACTGACTGATCGAAGGAGTCTAATAGGCTTGCTGACTGAGCAGATACTCCATTTTTTGAGAAAAAGTTTACCACATTTTCGTGTATGATCGACGTTGCCGGTCCGATTTCGTGAGTGACCAGATCCTGCAAGGATTCTTTCATAAAATTAATATTTTTTGTGTTGATCAGTGTTGTGAAATATACGGAAAAGGCCGTTCGTTCAAGCTCTGTGCCGTAACTCCAAGGAAGAATGGTGAGATCATTACATGCGGCAAAGGTATCCTGAATCCGTTTCAGATTATAAGAAAGATCTGGAGATATATCATGGGGCAAGGTTTCCTCTTGAGACATTAATAGATACCTTCCTTTTAGATGGATTATAGATGGATTATGAATACTAGTTGTATTGTTCCTATAAATGGTAAAGATATTCATGAGTCATTACAAATGAAGTTTAAGTATTAATGTTTGCGATGAAAGTTTCGCTTGTTCGTACAACCTCGGGATAATTCAAATGAATAAATATATTTGTCAAACTTGTATGTACAAGTTATAATCAAATTATTAATACTTTACGATAGGAAGATTTTTGAACTAAGCGGAGGAATAGTCAATGGGTTACGATATTAGAAATGCAATTCTAAACGGAAAAACATCACTGGGTATTGAGTTTGGTTCGACGAGAATTAAGGCTGTTCTAATCGGGGAAGACTTCTCTCCAATCGCATCCGGCAGTTTTGAATGGGAAAATAGCTATGTTGACCTTATTTGGACATACAGCTTAGAGGATATTTGGAATGGTCTGCAAGACTGTTATCAGAAGATGGCTTCAGAAGTGAAGTCTCGCTATGGAGTTCCTCTACAAACCATTGGAGCAATTGGCTTTAGCGGCATGATGCATGGATATATGGTGTTTAATGAGGCTGGTGAGCAATTAGTTCCGTTCCGCACTTGGCGGAACAATATAACGGAGCAAGCGTCGAAAGTATTGACAGAACAGTTTAATTTTCAGATACCTCAGCGTTGGAGCATCGCGCATCTGTATCAAGCGATACTCAACAAGGAAGAACATATTAACCAAATTGATTTTCTAACTACATTGGCTGGCTACATACATTGGAAACTCACCGGACAAAAAGTACTAGGCATAGGCGAAGCTTCTGGTGTATTTCCAATTGACTTAGCTACTAAAAAATATAATACAAATAGGATTGAAATATTCAATCAGTTAATTAAGGATAAAGAATTATCGTGGAGACTTGAGAACATTTTGCCCGAAGTGTTAGTGGCTGGAGAAAATGGAGGTGTTCTCACCGAGGAAGGAGCAAGACTTCTAGATAGCAGCGGAGAGTTAAAGGCAGGAATTCCGATCTGTCCACCTGAGGGAGATGCAGGGACGGGGATGGTTGCAACAAATAGTATTGCTGAGCGAACAGGGAATGTATCTGCCGGCACTTCCGTTTTTGCCATGGTTGTACTAGAAAAGGAACTCTCTAAAGTGTACGCTGAGATCGATCTTGTTACCACACCTACTGGCAGTCTGGTTGCTATGGCACATTCTAATAACTGTACATCTGATCTCAATGCATGGGTAGGCTTATTTGATGAATTTGCAAAAGCATTAGGACAACATATAGATAAAAGTCAGTTATACAAGACGCTATATCATTTAGCGCTGCAGGGCGATCCAGACGGTGGTGGCTTGTTAGCTTACGGCTATCTTTCTGGCGAGCATATCACGCATTTTGAAGAAGGACGTCCATTATTTGTGCGTTCATCGAATAGTAACTTTAATTTGGCAAACTTTATGAGAACCCATCTGTTTTCCTCATTGGGAGCACTTAAAATTGGAATGGATATCCTTTTACAACAAGAAAATGCGAAGTTGGAGAAAATTCTGGGTCATGGTGGTTTCTTTAAAACGGAAGATGTTGGCCAGAAGATTATGGCAGCTGCCTTGAATGTTCCAGTCTCCGTAATGGAATCAGCAGGTGAAGGAGGAGCTTGGGGAATTGCGCTGCTTGCTTCTTATATGATTGCTAAAGAAGAAAACGAGACTTTAGATGATTATTTGACTACAAAGATATTTGCAGAGAAAGTTGGTAAGACCATATTACCTGATCAAAAGGACGTTAATGGTTTTGATGTATTTATGCAAAGGTACAAACAAGGGTTGGCCATTGAAAGGGCTGCTGTGGAGTATTTATAAGTGTCAGGAGGCCTCGCTAATTGCGGGCCTTTTTTACATTGAAATCACGTTGATCGATATTCTCGGCAGTGAGGCGGAATGATTTATATTTATATCGAGTCAATCCTCGAGTATATTAAACTTATAGGAATCTTCCGATATTAAATTACATGCGTCTGGAACATTTGCGCCCAACTTGTAAAGGAGAATAAGAATTGTGTCTAATGCATCCAATATGAGATCGAAATATTTCAAACCCTAC
Above is a genomic segment from Paenibacillus sp. HWE-109 containing:
- a CDS encoding dienelactone hydrolase family protein; amino-acid sequence: MWAADQFLATEYEKSRMNQGLDRSRQANDRKVHLREVLARSIGTFEKEENHTPVLLEEMDCGTYIRKRVELSATPGLTFPAYVLVPKGFGKSKLPGVVAVHGHGYGSRQILGMHPDGSWDEGQPGIYHNFALELVHRGMVVIAPDVVGFGERRLQSDLKEDPNAPSSCYTMAAQLLMVGKTLTGLRIQEALCTLDYFSGLEEVDPERIGIMGFSGGSLIAFIASVLDERLHATVLAGFPNTFKESILAVHHCLCNYTPGILNHAELPELISLIAPRPLFLESGLDDPIFPKEGFIKAVEAIQAAYTSIGKPDLLATDLFPGAHEISGRLSYDWMYAKLTESLGY
- a CDS encoding glycoside hydrolase family 88 protein; translated protein: MLEAKDQIWLENVIGKIKLKMDWVSEKSKHKIPYTTINGTHDNRIVDNPTGTETDEINWWTNGFWGGMMWLMHHETGNEKYKEIAQISEKELDRCFDEFYGLHHDVGFMWLPTSRANYKVTQNPESRKRALHAAVLLAGRFNLAGGFIRAWNEVEGSDTRGWAIIDCMFNIPLLYWASEETGDPRFKQIAMKHADTAMTAFVRPDGSVNHIVEFDPFEGGVVRTYGGQGYEEGSSWTRGQTWALYGYMMSYIHTQKDDYLQTAKRIANYFISNIPADGVIPVDFRQPKVPKREDDTAAAIAACGLIEIAKVVGEHEKDLYLGAALKMLQTLDSSRINWTTDSDSLVQYGSAAYHSANHHHAIIYGDYYFMEAIFKLKGNDLYLW
- a CDS encoding GerAB/ArcD/ProY family transporter: MKNMESISSFQVGMLFLAGMTGSSIVLIPGPLAGAAKNGAWISFLLAFALGMFILTCVLYLQRKYPGMAFIEYSRQSIGKWLTIIVAVPYICAMFWQVAAIVIEIGGFFKSTMMKETPSYAINCLFFIVIALTARAGIEVMARMFVVLLFMMFGFIFLVLALVSPYFHPEFLLPIIPDGIKPVLHGAYIAYGFPYVEVALYAAILPFVRKKDKDKIGKYMVFALIINGITLLASIVCSIMVLGPLTGELKYSLFLLARLIFIQEILERTESVIGFSLIIGSYMKTSILLFILTNVISQLFKLKDDRILTYPIAVICLLLSITMYPNEPSFMEDGYVMWTLFDNFAYLLPLILIIIVTIFRSKKSGTLKIIPEK
- a CDS encoding Ger(x)C family spore germination protein yields the protein MRSAIPIALPLLSILLLTGCWDKAELTEYGFVQAIALDWTTKDKVELTTHFYRPSGGMESSGSPPGAKGITIKTQADTVFEAVRDISIHFGRKPKWDHMRTIIIGEKLAQKLEIQEILDFFIRDHETRETTFVMIAEGKASKFLYIKPLIESTIGQQLRAMEDSTFKYSAKTSRLPLLDLAIQFKSETNILTVPYISKSKSSETISLSGIALLKDGIMTKTVITPAHTESLLMVLNKYQNGILEFPCKEESNYKMNKESFEVSSLDTKVTPKFNGNEMTVEVRTKIKGTIGELHCSSLKTKEDGQQFQVRVSKQVESNIRKMIKYIQNEKMDAIGIGNQIYRRNSKLWKDWKPSWDEHFSEIHFDVHVEVNVLNSGMEIGTPFGKKGG
- a CDS encoding spore germination protein; the protein is MSQEETLPHDISPDLSYNLKRIQDTFAACNDLTILPWSYGTELERTAFSVYFTTLINTKNINFMKESLQDLVTHEIGPATSIIHENVVNFFSKNGVSAQSASLLDSFDQSVQHILSGNLVIFFDQWNKALSYNVFELEQRKVTEPVTEPVVQGPHVSTIEDLDTNIGLIRNLLRSPRLKFEYLTAGEESQRRITYSYLDGAVNPETLTEFKRRISDIDREEILETSYLEEWIGESKYSLFPQVRYTERPDTAIASLLDGKIIVMVNGTPTILICPVDFFEFFVTSEDYYHRTIFSSLIRLLRIGAFCIAISLPSIYIALSTFHSELIPTILLLAILDTREGIPFPAFVEALIMEFFFELLREAGIRLPRPIGSAVSIVGALVIGQAAIQAKIASPVMVIIVSLTGIASFALPQYSMAITIRIIRFPLMILAATFGGLGIMLGFLLAFLHITCLRSLGQPYLTPLAPLEINQLRDVLIVVSRKILLHSPRNHHLHKKTAERKKAN
- a CDS encoding xylulokinase produces the protein MGYDIRNAILNGKTSLGIEFGSTRIKAVLIGEDFSPIASGSFEWENSYVDLIWTYSLEDIWNGLQDCYQKMASEVKSRYGVPLQTIGAIGFSGMMHGYMVFNEAGEQLVPFRTWRNNITEQASKVLTEQFNFQIPQRWSIAHLYQAILNKEEHINQIDFLTTLAGYIHWKLTGQKVLGIGEASGVFPIDLATKKYNTNRIEIFNQLIKDKELSWRLENILPEVLVAGENGGVLTEEGARLLDSSGELKAGIPICPPEGDAGTGMVATNSIAERTGNVSAGTSVFAMVVLEKELSKVYAEIDLVTTPTGSLVAMAHSNNCTSDLNAWVGLFDEFAKALGQHIDKSQLYKTLYHLALQGDPDGGGLLAYGYLSGEHITHFEEGRPLFVRSSNSNFNLANFMRTHLFSSLGALKIGMDILLQQENAKLEKILGHGGFFKTEDVGQKIMAAALNVPVSVMESAGEGGAWGIALLASYMIAKEENETLDDYLTTKIFAEKVGKTILPDQKDVNGFDVFMQRYKQGLAIERAAVEYL